The following proteins come from a genomic window of Mustelus asterias chromosome 1, sMusAst1.hap1.1, whole genome shotgun sequence:
- the LOC144492838 gene encoding dolichyl-diphosphooligosaccharide--protein glycosyltransferase subunit 4, which yields MITDVQLAIFANMLGVSLFLLVVLYHYVAVNNPKKLE from the coding sequence ATGATCACAGACGTACAGCTAGCAATCTTTGCCAACATGCTGGGGGTATCCCTTTTCCTCCTTGTTGTCCTGTACCATTATGTTGCTGTTAACAACCCCAAGAAGTTGGAATAA